One Felis catus isolate Fca126 chromosome D3, F.catus_Fca126_mat1.0, whole genome shotgun sequence DNA segment encodes these proteins:
- the SELPLG gene encoding P-selectin glycoprotein ligand 1 isoform X2, with protein sequence MQPWCARHGQMSESGWRNKISMSCPDGLCHLAPQRSYRLELKGPPVHLEMTLEGMTASYLQTSGRPLKVGRVWDHSPGCHSRALAVWARSLSLRQRSGFSPAHEAAVPCSAEQGAMPLQVLLLLILLGSDSSLQLRETWENGTIEAPDPLLVQGQKQVEEDPEQDMYDYIGTDPPETLFTNSPGPVSLTWTFLAKTATLGQKDSGTPEQATLVIARGDSVGLDATGMAMGDLSMEVATQGVPVTLGPLSKEQVTALPPITEASSTEGAPSTELATIEALSTGPAATEALTTQPAATEALSTGPAATEALTTQPAATEALSTGPAATEALTTQPVATEALSTGPAATEALTTQPVATEAPSTGPAATEAQTTQTVATEAPSAGPEATDALSTSTEPTATEVLSTDPATTKVPSTGPATTRSLTMALLVPSDPYNSTTVAVGNSSDGFIKQWKNNQNLAPQSSVAPSPTEALDRIPVKQCLLAILVLALVATIFLVCTVVLAVRLSRKNHMYPVRNYSPTEMVCISSLLPEGGEAPSATANGDLPNAKSQGLKAGPREGRDGDDLTLQSFLP encoded by the exons ATGCAGCCTTGGTGTGCCAGACATGGCCAAATGAGCGAGTCCggatggagaaataaaataagcatgtCTTGCCCTGATGGACTTTGCCATCTAGCTCCTCAGAGAAGTTACCGATTGGAGCTAAAAGGACCACCTGTGCATCTAGAGATGACTCTGGAAGGAATGACTGCATCGTATTTGCAAACCTCAGGAAG GCCGTTGAAGGTTGGCAGGGTCTGGGACCACAGCCCCGGGTGCCACAGCCGTGCCCTGGCAGTGTGGGCTCGGTCCCTGTCACTGAGGCAGAGAAGCGGCTTCTCCCCGGCTCACGAGGCAGCTGTCCCATGCTCTGCTGAGCAGG GTGCCATGCCTCTGCAAGTCCTCCTGCTTCTGATTTTGCTGGGCTCTGACAGCAGCCTGCAGCTGCGGGAGACATGGGAGAATGGAACCATTGAGGCCCCGGACCCCCTGCTTGTGCAGGGCCAGAAACAAGTGGAGGAGGACCCAGAACAGGACATGTATGACTATATTGGCACGGACCCTCCAGAGACGCTTTTTACAAATAGCCCTGGGCCTGTGTCCCTGACCTGGACATTTCTGGCTAAGACGGCAACATTGGGGCAGAAGGATTCCGGAACTCCTGAACAAGCCACTCTGGTGATAGCCAGAGGGGACTCCGTTGGCCTGGACGCAACAGGGATGGCCATGGGGGATCTGAGCATGGAAGTGGCCACGCAGGGGGTTCCCGTCACGCTGGGCCCTCTGAGCAAAGAACAGGTCACTGCGTTACCTCCCATCACAGAGGCTTCATCCACAGAGGGGGCTCCATCCACAGAGCTGGCCACCATTGAGGCCCTGTCCACGGGGCCGGCAGCCACAGAG GCCCTGACCACACAACCTGCGGCCACAGAGGCCCTGTCCACGGGGCCGGCAGCCACAGAGGCACTGACCACACAACCTGCGGCCACAGAGGCCCTGTCCACAGGGCCGGCAGCCACAGAGGCCCTGACCACACAACCTGTGGCCACAGAGGCCCTGTCCACGGGGCCGGCAGCCACAGAGGCACTGACAACACAACCTGTGGCCACAGAGGCCCCGTCCACGGGGCCGGCAGCCACAGAGGCACAGACCACACAAACTGTGGCCACAGAGGCCCCATCCGCGGGACCAGAAGCCACGGATGCCCTGTCCACATCCACGGAGCCCACTGCCACAGAGGTCCTGTCCACAGATCCCGCCACCACAAAGGTCCCATCCACAGGTCCTGCGACCACAAGGAGCCTAACCATggccctgcttgtgccctctgaTCCTTACAACAGCACCACCGTGGCAGTAGGCAATTCATCTGATGGCTTCatcaaacaatggaaaaataatcaGAATCTTGCCCCCCAGAGCTCcgtggcccccagccccacagaggCTCTGGACCGCATCCCTGTGAAGCAGTGCCTGCTGGCCATCCTCGTCCTGGCCCTGGTGGCCACTATCTTCCTCGTGTGCACAGTGGTGCTGGCTGTCCGCCTCTCTCGCAAGAATCACATGTACCCTGTGCGCAATTATTCCCCCACTGAGATGGTCTGCATCTCGTCCCTGCTGCCTGAGGGGGGCGAAGCGCCCTCGGCCACGGCCAACGGGGACCTGCCCAATGCCAAGAGCCAGGGCCTAAAGGCAGGGCCGAGGGAGGGCCGAGATGGGGATGACCTCACCTTGCAGAGTTTCCTCCCTtaa
- the SELPLG gene encoding P-selectin glycoprotein ligand 1 isoform X1, with the protein MQPWCARHGQMSESGWRNKISMSCPDGLCHLAPQRSYRLELKGPPVHLEMTLEGMTASYLQTSGRPLKVGRVWDHSPGCHSRALAVWARSLSLRQRSGFSPAHEAAVPCSAEQGAMPLQVLLLLILLGSDSSLQLRETWENGTIEAPDPLLVQGQKQVEEDPEQDMYDYIGTDPPETLFTNSPGPVSLTWTFLAKTATLGQKDSGTPEQATLVIARGDSVGLDATGMAMGDLSMEVATQGVPVTLGPLSKEQVTALPPITEASSTEGAPSTELATIEALSTGPAATEAQTTHPAATEAPSTGPAATEALTTQPAATEALSTGPAATEALTTQPAATEALSTGPAATEALTTQPVATEALSTGPAATEALTTQPVATEAPSTGPAATEAQTTQTVATEAPSAGPEATDALSTSTEPTATEVLSTDPATTKVPSTGPATTRSLTMALLVPSDPYNSTTVAVGNSSDGFIKQWKNNQNLAPQSSVAPSPTEALDRIPVKQCLLAILVLALVATIFLVCTVVLAVRLSRKNHMYPVRNYSPTEMVCISSLLPEGGEAPSATANGDLPNAKSQGLKAGPREGRDGDDLTLQSFLP; encoded by the exons ATGCAGCCTTGGTGTGCCAGACATGGCCAAATGAGCGAGTCCggatggagaaataaaataagcatgtCTTGCCCTGATGGACTTTGCCATCTAGCTCCTCAGAGAAGTTACCGATTGGAGCTAAAAGGACCACCTGTGCATCTAGAGATGACTCTGGAAGGAATGACTGCATCGTATTTGCAAACCTCAGGAAG GCCGTTGAAGGTTGGCAGGGTCTGGGACCACAGCCCCGGGTGCCACAGCCGTGCCCTGGCAGTGTGGGCTCGGTCCCTGTCACTGAGGCAGAGAAGCGGCTTCTCCCCGGCTCACGAGGCAGCTGTCCCATGCTCTGCTGAGCAGG GTGCCATGCCTCTGCAAGTCCTCCTGCTTCTGATTTTGCTGGGCTCTGACAGCAGCCTGCAGCTGCGGGAGACATGGGAGAATGGAACCATTGAGGCCCCGGACCCCCTGCTTGTGCAGGGCCAGAAACAAGTGGAGGAGGACCCAGAACAGGACATGTATGACTATATTGGCACGGACCCTCCAGAGACGCTTTTTACAAATAGCCCTGGGCCTGTGTCCCTGACCTGGACATTTCTGGCTAAGACGGCAACATTGGGGCAGAAGGATTCCGGAACTCCTGAACAAGCCACTCTGGTGATAGCCAGAGGGGACTCCGTTGGCCTGGACGCAACAGGGATGGCCATGGGGGATCTGAGCATGGAAGTGGCCACGCAGGGGGTTCCCGTCACGCTGGGCCCTCTGAGCAAAGAACAGGTCACTGCGTTACCTCCCATCACAGAGGCTTCATCCACAGAGGGGGCTCCATCCACAGAGCTGGCCACCATTGAGGCCCTGTCCACGGGGCCGGCAGCCACAGAGGCACAGACCACACATCCTGCGGCCACAGAGGCCCCGTCCACGGGTCCGGCAGCCACAGAGGCCCTGACCACACAACCTGCGGCCACAGAGGCCCTGTCCACGGGGCCGGCAGCCACAGAGGCACTGACCACACAACCTGCGGCCACAGAGGCCCTGTCCACAGGGCCGGCAGCCACAGAGGCCCTGACCACACAACCTGTGGCCACAGAGGCCCTGTCCACGGGGCCGGCAGCCACAGAGGCACTGACAACACAACCTGTGGCCACAGAGGCCCCGTCCACGGGGCCGGCAGCCACAGAGGCACAGACCACACAAACTGTGGCCACAGAGGCCCCATCCGCGGGACCAGAAGCCACGGATGCCCTGTCCACATCCACGGAGCCCACTGCCACAGAGGTCCTGTCCACAGATCCCGCCACCACAAAGGTCCCATCCACAGGTCCTGCGACCACAAGGAGCCTAACCATggccctgcttgtgccctctgaTCCTTACAACAGCACCACCGTGGCAGTAGGCAATTCATCTGATGGCTTCatcaaacaatggaaaaataatcaGAATCTTGCCCCCCAGAGCTCcgtggcccccagccccacagaggCTCTGGACCGCATCCCTGTGAAGCAGTGCCTGCTGGCCATCCTCGTCCTGGCCCTGGTGGCCACTATCTTCCTCGTGTGCACAGTGGTGCTGGCTGTCCGCCTCTCTCGCAAGAATCACATGTACCCTGTGCGCAATTATTCCCCCACTGAGATGGTCTGCATCTCGTCCCTGCTGCCTGAGGGGGGCGAAGCGCCCTCGGCCACGGCCAACGGGGACCTGCCCAATGCCAAGAGCCAGGGCCTAAAGGCAGGGCCGAGGGAGGGCCGAGATGGGGATGACCTCACCTTGCAGAGTTTCCTCCCTtaa